A stretch of the Flavobacterium sp. 5 genome encodes the following:
- a CDS encoding RagB/SusD family nutrient uptake outer membrane protein has protein sequence MKKVRYFFFLTVLTLGFSGCSDFLDLEPQGSENSANYFDTQENGVRSIVGIYDMLQLDEGAGPDGQWMAHHNDFIIGDIRSDDAEKGSNDGDFTTMWDMLNFTLTSQIPFASDYWIHGYWGVSRANYALDNLPKVTWTPAVRDRLIGEASFMRAYFYWYLVRIYGGVPIFTSSVQPSEFGATKRASLNECYKLIESDLVKAINFLPEKGTIPVAETGRVSKGAARALLARIYMYQIGTDAQNTTTWQQVYDQTNAVINSGEYTLVPNYAKLWETEEKNNSESIFEVQFGQGATDLAPASIGTNFYNFQGNRKDDSGWGFNNPTPDLVNAYNVSVTNDPRLSCVVYGESFNNGILYGAKKKYDRDQQGSDWLNRKAALPTKPALPKAADRNIKIIRYADVLLMHAEACWYLNKFDEAKEKLNMIRNRARNSTYCMGYAEGKMDYSAAPTSVNLPNITSTGDQLLQDIWKERRLELAMEQLRFYDLVRTGRYLDVMDNEKNTLRAPGQSYGLGLKDYKQFPSIKANTTAKSIDGPLGHKVPLMPIPITEVQAWNLEQNPGY, from the coding sequence ATGAAAAAAGTAAGATATTTTTTCTTTTTAACAGTCCTGACACTTGGTTTTTCAGGCTGTTCAGATTTCCTTGATCTTGAGCCTCAAGGATCAGAGAATAGTGCGAATTATTTTGACACTCAAGAAAATGGTGTTCGGTCAATAGTTGGTATTTATGATATGCTTCAACTTGACGAAGGAGCAGGTCCTGATGGACAATGGATGGCTCATCACAATGATTTTATAATTGGAGACATACGAAGTGATGATGCTGAAAAAGGGAGTAATGATGGTGATTTTACTACGATGTGGGACATGTTAAATTTTACATTGACTTCACAAATTCCTTTTGCAAGTGATTATTGGATACACGGATACTGGGGAGTTTCAAGAGCAAACTATGCGCTTGACAACCTTCCTAAGGTGACTTGGACTCCTGCTGTGCGTGATAGGCTAATTGGTGAAGCTTCATTTATGAGGGCTTACTTTTACTGGTATTTGGTTCGTATTTATGGTGGTGTTCCGATTTTTACAAGTTCAGTACAGCCTTCAGAATTTGGTGCGACTAAACGTGCATCTCTTAATGAATGCTATAAACTAATTGAATCAGATTTAGTAAAAGCAATTAATTTTTTACCAGAAAAAGGAACTATACCTGTTGCTGAAACTGGTAGAGTAAGCAAAGGAGCTGCTAGAGCTTTATTAGCACGTATTTATATGTATCAAATAGGTACTGATGCTCAAAATACTACTACATGGCAACAAGTTTATGATCAAACTAATGCTGTGATTAATTCAGGAGAATATACTTTAGTGCCAAACTATGCTAAATTATGGGAAACAGAAGAAAAAAATAATTCAGAATCTATTTTTGAAGTTCAGTTTGGTCAGGGGGCAACTGATCTTGCTCCAGCTTCTATAGGTACGAATTTCTATAATTTCCAAGGAAATCGTAAAGATGATTCAGGATGGGGATTCAATAATCCAACACCTGATTTGGTTAATGCTTATAACGTTTCAGTTACCAATGACCCTCGATTATCTTGTGTAGTTTATGGCGAAAGTTTTAATAATGGAATCTTATATGGTGCTAAAAAGAAATATGATCGTGACCAACAAGGTTCTGATTGGTTAAATCGTAAAGCAGCACTTCCGACAAAACCTGCACTTCCTAAAGCTGCTGATCGCAACATTAAAATTATTCGCTATGCTGATGTATTGTTAATGCATGCTGAAGCTTGTTGGTATCTAAATAAATTTGATGAAGCTAAAGAAAAATTGAATATGATTCGTAATAGAGCAAGAAACAGTACTTATTGTATGGGGTATGCTGAAGGAAAAATGGACTATAGTGCTGCACCTACATCAGTTAACTTACCAAATATAACTTCAACAGGAGATCAACTTTTACAAGATATTTGGAAAGAGCGCCGCTTGGAATTAGCTATGGAACAACTTCGTTTTTACGATCTTGTACGTACAGGAAGATATTTAGACGTTATGGATAATGAAAAAAACACCCTTCGTGCTCCGGGTCAAAGTTACGGGTTAGGCTTAAAAGATTATAAGCAATTCCCTAGCATCAAGGCAAATACTACAGCTAAATCAATCGATGGACCACTTGGTCATAAAGTACCTTTAATGCCTATTCCAATAACAGAAGTACAGGCATGGAATTTAGAACAAAATCCAGGTTACTAA
- a CDS encoding glycosyltransferase: MQQTQILLIIGFVWPEPNSSAAGGRMLQLITEFQEQGFSITFASPAMDSDFMVDLSLLKVDKKSIALNSSSFDIFIKELNPNIVLFDRFMIEEQFGWRVAENCPDALRILDTEDLHCLRQSRQKAFKAHNEFSVFDTLKEDVAKREIASILRCDLSLIISEFEMELLKTTFKVDEKLLYYLPFLLDTISNETFENLPSFNERNNFVFIGNFLHEPNWNAVQYLKETIWPLLKKQLPNAELHVYGAYPSQKVTQLHQPKEGFHIKGRANNANEVVKNARVVLAPLRFGAGIKGKLIEAMQCGTPSITTTIGAESMQGQLPWNGSVTDDIHEFTKAATDLYKDEKLWIAAQQNGIAIINQRYSKKLFEKDFVAKIRFLQSNLGKHRLDNFLGSLLQHHTLNSTKYMSRWIEAKNSKKD; the protein is encoded by the coding sequence ATGCAACAAACTCAAATCCTTTTAATCATTGGCTTTGTATGGCCCGAACCCAATTCTTCTGCCGCCGGTGGTCGTATGTTGCAATTAATCACTGAGTTTCAAGAACAAGGTTTCAGCATCACATTTGCTAGCCCAGCAATGGATAGCGATTTTATGGTTGATTTATCCTTATTAAAGGTAGACAAAAAATCAATTGCTTTGAATTCTTCCAGTTTTGATATTTTTATTAAAGAGCTGAATCCCAACATCGTTTTATTTGATCGATTCATGATTGAAGAACAATTTGGCTGGAGAGTTGCCGAGAATTGTCCCGATGCCTTACGAATATTAGACACTGAGGATTTGCATTGTTTGAGACAATCAAGACAAAAAGCCTTTAAAGCTCACAACGAATTTTCTGTTTTTGATACTTTAAAAGAAGACGTAGCCAAAAGAGAAATTGCTAGTATTTTGAGATGTGATTTATCTTTAATTATTTCTGAATTTGAAATGGAATTATTAAAAACTACTTTCAAAGTAGATGAAAAATTACTGTATTATTTGCCTTTTTTATTGGATACCATTTCGAACGAGACATTTGAGAACCTTCCTTCTTTTAACGAAAGAAACAATTTTGTCTTCATAGGCAACTTTTTACATGAACCCAATTGGAATGCAGTACAGTATTTAAAAGAAACTATCTGGCCTTTACTAAAAAAACAATTACCGAACGCTGAACTTCATGTTTATGGAGCTTATCCATCGCAAAAAGTAACACAATTACACCAACCTAAAGAAGGCTTTCATATCAAGGGTAGAGCAAATAATGCTAATGAGGTAGTTAAAAATGCTAGAGTTGTTTTGGCTCCTTTGCGTTTTGGAGCAGGCATTAAAGGAAAATTAATTGAAGCCATGCAATGCGGAACACCAAGCATTACCACTACTATTGGTGCTGAATCAATGCAAGGGCAATTACCCTGGAACGGATCTGTAACTGATGATATACACGAATTTACAAAAGCCGCCACTGACTTATATAAAGATGAAAAGCTTTGGATAGCAGCACAACAAAATGGAATTGCTATTATCAATCAACGCTATTCTAAAAAGTTGTTTGAAAAAGATTTTGTTGCCAAAATTCGATTTCTACAATCCAACTTAGGGAAACACCGTCTGGATAATTTCTTAGGTTCATTATTACAGCACCACACTTTAAACAGTACTAAATATATGTCACGATGGATTGAAGCCAAAAACAGCAAAAAAGATTAA
- a CDS encoding tRNA-(ms[2]io[6]A)-hydroxylase, translating to MLGLKLVTDPRWVNIVESNIEEILTDHAWCEQKAASNAISLITYNSELEELVTELLVIAKEELDHLQLVHNLIKSRGLTLGRERKDHYVNELFKFMKKDGSRKDALVDRLLFSAMIEARSCERFKVLSENIKDPELAKFYRDLMISEAGHYTTFLGFARKYTDNFDVDKRWQEWIEFETSIITNYGKSETVHG from the coding sequence ATGCTTGGATTAAAGTTAGTTACAGACCCACGTTGGGTAAATATTGTAGAGTCTAATATTGAAGAAATATTGACAGATCATGCTTGGTGTGAACAAAAAGCTGCTTCAAACGCAATCAGTTTGATTACCTATAACTCAGAGTTAGAGGAATTAGTGACAGAATTGTTAGTTATTGCCAAAGAAGAATTAGATCATTTGCAATTAGTTCACAATTTAATAAAAAGCCGCGGATTAACTTTGGGCAGAGAACGCAAAGACCATTATGTTAATGAACTTTTTAAATTCATGAAAAAAGATGGAAGTAGAAAAGATGCTTTAGTAGATCGTTTATTGTTTTCAGCAATGATTGAAGCTAGAAGCTGTGAGCGATTTAAAGTCTTATCTGAGAATATAAAAGACCCTGAATTAGCTAAGTTTTATAGAGATCTTATGATTTCGGAAGCGGGACATTATACTACGTTCCTTGGGTTTGCTCGAAAATATACTGATAATTTTGACGTAGATAAACGTTGGCAAGAATGGATTGAGTTTGAAACTTCTATTATTACCAATTATGGCAAAAGTGAAACCGTACATGGTTAA
- a CDS encoding AsmA-like C-terminal region-containing protein, translating into MSTTNYKAIGVKILKYTSITLVVLLGLMFITPLIFSDKIKEQVKKTANQKLNGELNYSDAQVSFFTHFPSLTLTLTKFNLNGSAPFQNEKLVSADEIAFGINLSSLVFGENIKIDQIFLSNSLVNIKVNKNGEANYNIYKAEKETTSKEEESDTGIKLEEIEINNSKLIYDDQSTNVHVDAVGFNYLGNGDLSQAIFELHSKLKIEKLNIIYENEPYLMNKKIDGDLITKINTHSLSFVFEENDLSINKLLVDFKGKFDFLKDGYNIDFLLKSNKSNLYDLFTAFPPKYITWLKDTELKGNVDLLFSLKGKYIASQNIGPNLNLDFKVKDGFVNYKKSAFPVSNLDMDISTKVPNLNPELLILDARNVSLNIDKNYLKTRLKMNGMTTPDIDLALNSQIDLEKLNRALGIPDIELKGMLVGDLKAKGKFDKKNKLFPNANGTLNLKNGFVKTQYYPNPITDINVVTNINNQKGTYDGLSVVLKPAAFTFEGEPFWVQADLKNFDDLNYDIKAKGVLNISKIYKVFSQKGLDVDGSIKADLQLKGVQSYAEKGDYSKLQNKGTLEIRNIKIATEYLPKPLLIKEGIFRFNQDKMSFNTFLTSYGESDFKMNGYLKNVFNFMSSKNGTLRGSFTLNSNFINVDEFMSSTTTVSAIPATVDPNNISKPVTQETGVILIPSNMDLQFYATAHKINYQGLILQDGKGAVKMKNGKILMQNTGFNLIGCNVAMNAAYQGLTPKKAVFEFDLKATDFSIKRAYDEVDMFKEMASAAKDAQGIVSLDYKVKGRLDQQMMPVYPSLIGGGVLSIKDVKVKGMKMFNAVSKTTDHESIKNPELSKVDIKTSVKNNVITIERFKFKFAGFRPRIEGTSSLDGRLNIKMRLGLPPFGLFGIPLTVTGTNNNPKVKVGKQGEDIEETKDTEDN; encoded by the coding sequence ATGTCAACAACCAATTATAAAGCTATCGGAGTTAAAATTTTAAAATATACTAGTATTACTCTAGTAGTTTTATTAGGTCTCATGTTTATTACTCCTTTGATTTTTTCAGATAAAATAAAAGAACAAGTCAAAAAAACTGCCAATCAAAAATTAAATGGAGAGTTAAATTATTCGGATGCCCAAGTTTCTTTCTTTACACACTTTCCATCGTTAACTTTGACTTTGACGAAATTCAATCTTAATGGATCTGCTCCTTTTCAAAACGAAAAATTAGTTAGTGCAGATGAAATTGCTTTTGGAATTAACTTGAGCAGTCTTGTTTTTGGAGAAAATATAAAAATTGATCAAATTTTCCTTTCCAACTCATTGGTGAATATAAAAGTCAATAAAAATGGGGAAGCCAATTATAATATATACAAAGCCGAAAAGGAAACAACTTCAAAAGAAGAAGAATCAGATACAGGGATAAAATTAGAAGAAATTGAAATCAACAACAGTAAACTTATTTATGACGATCAATCTACCAATGTTCATGTAGATGCTGTTGGTTTTAATTATCTTGGGAATGGTGATTTAAGCCAGGCAATATTTGAATTGCATTCTAAATTAAAAATTGAAAAGCTGAACATCATTTATGAAAATGAACCCTACTTGATGAACAAAAAAATAGATGGAGATTTAATTACCAAAATAAACACCCATTCATTGTCTTTTGTTTTTGAAGAAAATGACTTGTCAATTAATAAACTTTTGGTAGATTTTAAAGGGAAATTTGATTTCTTGAAAGATGGATATAATATTGATTTTCTTTTAAAATCGAATAAAAGTAATCTCTATGACCTTTTTACTGCTTTTCCTCCAAAATATATTACGTGGCTTAAAGACACTGAGTTAAAAGGGAATGTAGATTTATTGTTTTCCCTAAAAGGAAAATACATTGCATCACAAAATATAGGACCCAATTTAAATTTGGATTTTAAAGTGAAAGATGGTTTTGTGAATTATAAAAAAAGCGCTTTCCCAGTCTCTAATTTAGATATGGACATTAGTACCAAAGTGCCTAACTTGAATCCAGAACTTTTAATATTGGATGCAAGAAATGTATCTTTAAATATTGATAAAAATTATCTTAAAACCAGATTAAAAATGAACGGAATGACAACTCCTGACATTGATTTGGCTTTGAATTCTCAAATTGATTTAGAAAAATTAAATCGTGCACTTGGAATTCCAGATATAGAATTAAAAGGGATGCTTGTTGGTGATTTGAAGGCTAAAGGGAAGTTTGATAAAAAAAATAAGCTTTTCCCAAATGCTAATGGGACTTTGAATTTGAAAAATGGATTTGTAAAAACGCAGTATTATCCAAATCCAATAACCGATATTAATGTTGTTACCAACATAAATAATCAAAAAGGAACTTACGACGGTCTATCGGTAGTTTTGAAACCTGCTGCTTTTACTTTTGAGGGAGAGCCATTTTGGGTTCAGGCTGATTTGAAAAACTTTGACGATTTAAATTATGATATCAAAGCAAAAGGGGTATTGAATATTAGTAAAATATATAAAGTGTTTTCTCAAAAAGGATTAGATGTAGATGGTTCTATAAAAGCCGATTTACAATTGAAAGGAGTTCAAAGCTATGCTGAAAAAGGAGATTACAGTAAATTACAAAATAAGGGAACTCTGGAAATTAGAAATATAAAGATAGCCACAGAGTATTTGCCTAAACCGTTGTTGATTAAAGAGGGGATTTTTAGATTCAATCAAGATAAAATGTCTTTCAATACATTTTTGACTTCTTATGGAGAATCAGATTTTAAAATGAATGGCTATTTGAAAAATGTTTTCAATTTTATGTCTTCTAAAAATGGTACTTTAAGAGGTTCATTTACTTTGAATTCAAATTTTATCAATGTAGATGAATTTATGTCTAGTACAACGACAGTTTCTGCAATTCCTGCGACTGTTGATCCAAATAACATATCAAAGCCTGTAACTCAAGAAACAGGTGTGATTTTAATTCCATCAAATATGGATTTACAATTTTATGCTACTGCGCATAAAATTAATTATCAAGGGCTTATTTTACAAGATGGAAAAGGAGCTGTAAAAATGAAGAATGGCAAAATATTGATGCAAAATACAGGATTTAATCTAATAGGATGTAATGTTGCTATGAATGCAGCTTATCAAGGGCTTACGCCTAAAAAAGCTGTTTTTGAATTTGATCTTAAAGCGACTGATTTTAGTATAAAAAGAGCTTACGATGAAGTGGATATGTTCAAGGAAATGGCTAGCGCAGCCAAAGATGCACAAGGAATTGTATCACTAGATTACAAAGTAAAAGGAAGATTGGATCAACAAATGATGCCAGTATATCCATCGTTAATTGGTGGTGGTGTACTGTCCATAAAAGATGTAAAAGTGAAAGGTATGAAGATGTTTAATGCAGTAAGTAAAACTACAGATCATGAATCGATCAAAAATCCAGAACTTTCCAAAGTAGATATCAAAACATCCGTAAAAAACAATGTTATTACTATTGAGCGTTTCAAATTCAAGTTTGCTGGTTTCAGACCAAGAATTGAAGGAACATCGAGCCTTGATGGGCGATTGAATATTAAAATGAGATTAGGATTACCACCTTTTGGACTTTTTGGAATTCCACTTACTGTGACAGGTACTAATAATAATCCAAAAGTAAAAGTTGGTAAACAAGGAGAAGATATTGAAGAAACTAAGGATACCGAGGATAATTAG
- a CDS encoding folylpolyglutamate synthase/dihydrofolate synthase family protein: MNYQETTNWMFNQLPMYQLQGASAYKKDLTNVNLLANHLDNPEQKLKCIHVAGTNGKGSTSHMLASILQEAGYKVGLYTSPHLKDFRERIKINGIEISEEFVCDFVAQHKSFFEANDMSFFEMTVGLAFDYFVKEKVDIAIVEVGLGGRLDATNIITPLVSVITNIGIDHVQFLGNTLASIATEKAGIIKPEIPVVIGEYTPETKPVFSAKAEENKAEIYFASELISETYPSDLIGDYQQHNKKTVVQTFKILNEQTNFKISPESIKSGLLHVIKNTGLLGRWQQLGENPKVICDTAHNKNGLEIVLNQIQKETYSNLHIVLGVVNDKELDEVLPLFPKNATYYFCKPNIPRGLDATLLQEKALSFSLKGNKYDSVIEAYNSAKNNSTKEDFIYIGGSTFVVAELPLNKEN, translated from the coding sequence ATGAACTATCAAGAAACCACAAATTGGATGTTTAACCAACTCCCAATGTATCAATTACAGGGAGCATCGGCTTATAAGAAAGATCTAACCAACGTAAATTTACTTGCCAATCATCTTGATAACCCTGAACAAAAACTAAAATGTATACATGTTGCAGGAACCAACGGCAAAGGTTCTACCTCGCACATGCTTGCTTCGATCCTGCAAGAAGCTGGTTATAAAGTGGGGTTATATACTTCGCCACACTTAAAAGATTTTAGAGAGCGAATCAAAATTAACGGTATTGAAATCTCCGAAGAATTTGTTTGTGATTTTGTTGCTCAACATAAATCTTTCTTTGAAGCCAATGATATGAGTTTCTTCGAAATGACGGTTGGTTTGGCTTTTGATTACTTTGTAAAAGAAAAAGTTGATATCGCTATTGTTGAAGTTGGTTTGGGCGGAAGACTTGATGCTACGAATATTATTACTCCTTTGGTTTCGGTAATTACAAATATTGGGATTGATCATGTTCAATTTCTAGGCAATACCTTGGCGTCTATTGCAACTGAAAAAGCTGGAATTATAAAGCCTGAAATTCCTGTAGTTATTGGTGAATATACTCCTGAAACTAAGCCTGTATTTTCAGCAAAAGCAGAAGAAAATAAAGCAGAAATATATTTTGCATCAGAATTGATTTCAGAAACTTATCCTTCGGATTTGATAGGCGATTATCAGCAACATAATAAAAAGACAGTTGTACAAACTTTCAAAATCCTAAACGAGCAAACAAATTTTAAAATAAGTCCAGAGAGCATAAAATCTGGTTTATTGCATGTCATAAAAAATACTGGTTTATTGGGTCGATGGCAACAATTGGGTGAAAACCCAAAAGTAATTTGCGATACTGCGCACAACAAAAATGGTCTCGAAATTGTTCTGAATCAAATACAAAAAGAAACCTATTCAAACTTACATATTGTATTGGGCGTAGTCAATGACAAAGAACTAGATGAAGTACTGCCTTTGTTTCCAAAAAATGCTACATATTATTTTTGCAAACCAAATATTCCTCGTGGTTTAGACGCTACTTTATTACAAGAAAAAGCCTTATCTTTTTCTTTAAAAGGAAATAAATATGATTCTGTGATAGAAGCATACAACTCGGCTAAGAATAACTCTACAAAAGAAGATTTTATTTATATAGGCGGAAGTACCTTTGTAGTTGCTGAATTACCGTTAAATAAGGAAAACTAA
- a CDS encoding MotA/TolQ/ExbB proton channel family protein: MFSFIQLQADTLATASNVVVEKIAPNTEISVLGFILKGGFFLIPIAILLFYTFYVIIERYLFINKVSKVDPLLMRDVKEQLTAGNFDLARSITERTNTASGNVIKEGILLIGRPIAEIESNMDRAADIEIAQMEQHLGQLGLIAGIAPTLGFIGTISGVIKIFYSISVTENISIGNISGGLYEKMISSGSGLIVGIIAYSAYHLLNGKIDNYALKVQKQILEFVNIIQKA; encoded by the coding sequence ATGTTTAGTTTTATACAATTACAAGCTGATACTCTTGCTACTGCTTCCAATGTTGTTGTGGAAAAGATAGCACCGAACACTGAAATCTCTGTTTTAGGATTTATTTTAAAAGGAGGATTTTTTCTAATTCCAATCGCAATATTATTATTTTACACTTTTTATGTGATAATAGAAAGGTATTTATTTATCAATAAAGTGTCCAAAGTAGACCCGCTTTTAATGCGTGATGTCAAGGAACAATTGACAGCAGGAAACTTTGATTTGGCTCGTTCTATAACCGAAAGAACCAATACAGCTTCTGGAAATGTAATCAAAGAGGGGATTTTATTAATAGGTCGTCCCATCGCCGAAATTGAATCCAATATGGATCGCGCCGCCGATATCGAAATTGCTCAAATGGAACAGCATTTAGGACAATTAGGACTTATCGCAGGTATTGCACCAACCCTTGGGTTTATCGGAACAATTTCGGGAGTAATTAAGATTTTCTATAGCATCTCAGTAACCGAAAACATCAGTATTGGTAATATCTCTGGTGGTTTATACGAAAAAATGATCAGTAGTGGTTCAGGATTAATTGTGGGGATTATTGCCTATAGTGCGTATCACTTACTGAACGGAAAAATCGATAATTATGCTTTAAAAGTGCAAAAGCAAATATTAGAATTCGTGAATATTATTCAAAAAGCATAA
- a CDS encoding biopolymer transporter ExbD, whose protein sequence is MSIKRKRRFHAEVATSSLSDIMFFLLLFFLIISTLANPNVIKMTLPKSKTNEKTNHQYISLSVTEDKKFFIDKQPVAFEELETTLMSKMNTQKDQTVIVRIPFNLQVQDLVDVLQIGVKNNLKFVIATSPK, encoded by the coding sequence ATGTCAATCAAAAGAAAAAGAAGATTTCACGCCGAAGTAGCCACTTCATCCTTGAGTGACATCATGTTTTTTTTGTTGCTGTTTTTCCTGATTATTTCCACTTTGGCGAATCCAAACGTTATCAAAATGACACTGCCAAAGTCTAAAACCAACGAAAAAACAAATCATCAATACATAAGTTTATCAGTTACTGAGGATAAGAAATTTTTCATCGACAAGCAACCCGTTGCTTTCGAAGAATTAGAAACTACTTTGATGTCAAAGATGAATACTCAAAAAGACCAAACGGTTATCGTAAGGATTCCGTTCAATTTGCAAGTGCAAGATTTAGTCGATGTATTGCAAATAGGAGTGAAGAACAATTTAAAATTCGTTATCGCTACAAGTCCGAAGTAA
- a CDS encoding RDD family protein has protein sequence MNNPTATLLDRTKSSTIDTLLLIGVAFLIAGILNYFENVPTWVRALSFISLIMYEPICITFGATLGNHIMNIRIRRSSNDSKKLNIVRSFFRFISKFIFGWFSYVTIFKNPRKRAIHDLITGATTIQV, from the coding sequence ATGAATAATCCAACGGCAACTTTATTAGATAGAACAAAGTCATCTACAATTGACACTTTATTACTTATAGGCGTAGCTTTCTTAATTGCTGGAATATTAAACTATTTTGAAAATGTTCCAACTTGGGTCAGAGCTTTATCATTCATTTCCCTTATAATGTACGAACCAATCTGCATAACTTTCGGTGCAACCCTTGGAAATCACATAATGAATATCAGAATACGTAGGAGTTCTAATGATTCTAAAAAACTGAATATAGTAAGATCCTTTTTTCGTTTTATTTCAAAATTTATTTTTGGATGGTTTTCGTATGTAACAATATTTAAAAACCCCAGAAAAAGAGCAATTCATGATTTGATAACTGGAGCAACAACAATACAAGTTTAG
- a CDS encoding Glu/Leu/Phe/Val dehydrogenase dimerization domain-containing protein gives MKDLLKKFEDKTPEIVFNWKDSETEAEGWTVINSLRGGAAGGGTRMRKGLDMNEVLSLAKTMEVKFSVSGPAIGGAKSGINFDPNDPRKKGVLQRWYKAVSPLLKSYYGTGGDLNVDEIHEVIPMTEECGVWHPQEGVFNGHFKPTEADKINRIGQLRQGVIKVIENPKFSPDVTRKYTVADMITGYGVAEAVRHFYNIYGGNIVGKKAIVQGFGNVGSAAAFYLAEMGAKIIGIIDRDGGLINEEGFTFEEIKKLFLAKDGNKLVAENMIPFEEINQKIWTIGAEIFTPCAASRLVAQSQIDSLIANGLEVISCGANVPFADKEIFFGSIMEEVDHKVSLIPDFISNCGMARVFAYFMEKKVQMTDEAIFHDTSEIIKNAIEKAHALNSSKTNISATAFEIALKQLV, from the coding sequence ATGAAAGATTTACTAAAGAAATTTGAAGATAAAACTCCTGAAATCGTTTTCAACTGGAAAGATTCTGAAACCGAAGCCGAAGGCTGGACAGTAATAAATTCTCTCCGCGGTGGTGCTGCTGGTGGGGGAACTCGTATGAGAAAAGGACTTGATATGAATGAGGTTTTGTCATTGGCAAAAACTATGGAAGTGAAATTTTCGGTTTCTGGACCAGCAATTGGTGGTGCAAAATCTGGAATTAATTTTGATCCTAATGATCCTCGCAAAAAAGGTGTTTTACAACGTTGGTACAAAGCGGTTTCTCCTTTATTAAAAAGTTATTACGGAACTGGTGGTGATTTGAATGTTGATGAAATTCACGAAGTTATTCCTATGACAGAAGAATGTGGTGTTTGGCATCCGCAAGAAGGTGTATTCAACGGACACTTCAAACCTACTGAAGCTGATAAAATCAATAGAATTGGACAATTACGTCAAGGAGTAATCAAAGTAATTGAAAACCCAAAATTCTCTCCAGACGTTACCCGAAAATATACTGTAGCCGATATGATTACTGGTTATGGTGTTGCCGAAGCGGTGCGCCATTTTTATAACATTTATGGAGGTAATATCGTTGGAAAGAAAGCTATTGTGCAAGGTTTTGGAAATGTAGGTTCTGCTGCTGCTTTTTATCTTGCCGAAATGGGTGCTAAAATTATTGGAATCATAGACAGAGATGGTGGATTAATTAATGAAGAAGGTTTTACTTTTGAAGAAATAAAAAAATTATTCCTTGCCAAAGACGGAAATAAATTAGTTGCCGAAAACATGATTCCTTTTGAAGAAATCAATCAAAAGATATGGACCATTGGTGCCGAAATATTTACTCCTTGTGCTGCTTCAAGATTAGTTGCTCAAAGTCAAATTGATAGCTTAATTGCTAATGGATTGGAAGTAATCTCTTGTGGAGCTAATGTTCCTTTTGCAGATAAAGAAATTTTCTTTGGCTCAATTATGGAAGAAGTGGACCATAAAGTAAGTTTGATACCCGATTTTATTTCTAATTGTGGAATGGCGAGAGTTTTTGCTTACTTCATGGAAAAGAAAGTACAAATGACTGATGAAGCCATTTTTCATGACACTTCCGAAATCATCAAAAATGCAATTGAAAAAGCACACGCTTTAAATTCATCTAAAACAAATATCAGCGCAACAGCTTTTGAAATTGCCCTGAAACAATTAGTATAA